In a single window of the Streptomyces sp. NBC_00353 genome:
- a CDS encoding GntR family transcriptional regulator: MDYLLDQAPGAPIRSGIPEHGRIPKYYAVKAHVSLLIEELGEGGMLPTERDLAVRYEVSRETVRQALRELLLEGRLARQGRGTVVAGPKLEQPLSLASYTEGVRRQGRTPGRHLIGLEKFPCTAALAAETGVEQGEPIWHLERVLLADDDRVGLESTYVSVARVPDLDTEFDPDSSFYAYLRDRLGISFGDADERIETVLATPREALLIGTPPALPMLLLHRISRDASGQPLERVRTLFRGDRFSFTAHLGTRG, translated from the coding sequence GTGGACTACCTGCTCGACCAGGCACCTGGCGCACCGATCCGCTCCGGCATTCCGGAGCACGGCCGTATCCCCAAGTACTACGCCGTGAAGGCTCATGTCTCGCTCCTCATCGAGGAGTTGGGCGAGGGCGGCATGCTGCCCACCGAGCGTGACCTTGCCGTCCGCTACGAAGTCTCGCGCGAGACAGTGCGTCAGGCACTGCGCGAACTGCTGCTGGAGGGCCGGCTCGCCCGTCAGGGCCGCGGCACCGTCGTCGCGGGTCCCAAGCTGGAGCAGCCGCTCTCCCTCGCCAGCTATACGGAGGGGGTGCGCCGCCAGGGGCGGACCCCGGGCCGTCATCTCATCGGTCTGGAAAAGTTCCCCTGCACCGCCGCACTCGCCGCCGAGACCGGCGTCGAGCAGGGCGAACCGATCTGGCACCTGGAGCGCGTCCTGCTCGCCGACGACGACCGGGTCGGCCTGGAGAGCACGTACGTCTCCGTCGCCCGCGTACCGGACCTGGACACCGAGTTCGACCCCGACTCCTCCTTCTACGCCTACCTCCGCGACCGGCTCGGTATCTCGTTCGGCGATGCGGACGAGCGGATCGAGACGGTGCTCGCCACCCCGCGCGAGGCGCTGCTGATCGGTACGCCGCCCGCGCTGCCCATGCTGCTGCTCCACCGGATCTCGCGGGACGCGAGCGGGCAGCCGCTGGAACGCGTACGCACCCTCTTCCGCGGCGACCGGTTCTCCTTCACCGCTCACCTGGGCACGCGCGGCTGA
- a CDS encoding TIGR03364 family FAD-dependent oxidoreductase, whose protein sequence is MRVIVVGAGVVGTMHAWHAVNRGHEVVQIERESEARGASLRNFGQIWVSGRAGGEELETALRARELWEGIGEQVPGLGFRPCGSLTPLRTELEIAVAEAAVARPDAAARGYQLLTADEARAVNPALRGDFVAALWCERDAAVEPRTAQLALKQALLASGRYTFLGGREVREVVGAASVRDDHGDVHTGDAVVLCTGAWLGGLVRELAGPDLPVRRVRLQMMQTDPLGEALTTSVADADSFRYYPAYRSEALDALNAGQAQAPTAAEHRMQLLMVQRRDGGLTIGDTHEYEHPFSFDVVEEPYEHLTRVVESFLGRPLPRIRHRWAGVYAQCTDTGRVVHRQQVRDGVWLVTGPGGRGMTCSPAIAETTADELDW, encoded by the coding sequence GTGAGAGTCATCGTCGTAGGAGCCGGCGTGGTGGGAACCATGCACGCCTGGCACGCAGTGAACCGCGGCCACGAGGTCGTACAGATCGAGCGCGAGAGCGAGGCACGCGGAGCATCGCTCCGCAATTTCGGACAGATCTGGGTCAGTGGCCGGGCCGGCGGCGAAGAGCTGGAGACCGCCCTCCGCGCCCGCGAGCTGTGGGAGGGCATCGGGGAGCAGGTCCCCGGCCTGGGCTTCCGGCCCTGCGGTTCGCTGACACCGCTCCGCACCGAGCTGGAGATCGCCGTCGCCGAGGCGGCGGTGGCCCGCCCCGACGCTGCGGCCCGCGGCTACCAGCTGCTCACGGCCGACGAGGCCCGCGCCGTCAACCCCGCGCTCCGCGGCGACTTCGTCGCCGCGCTGTGGTGCGAGCGGGACGCCGCCGTCGAGCCGCGCACCGCTCAACTGGCTTTGAAACAGGCGCTGTTGGCGTCAGGCAGGTACACCTTCCTCGGCGGCCGTGAGGTCCGCGAGGTGGTCGGCGCGGCGTCCGTGCGCGACGACCACGGTGACGTGCACACCGGCGACGCCGTCGTCCTGTGCACCGGCGCCTGGCTCGGCGGCCTCGTGCGCGAGCTGGCCGGTCCCGATCTGCCGGTGCGCCGCGTCCGCCTCCAGATGATGCAGACCGACCCGCTCGGCGAAGCGCTCACCACCTCCGTCGCCGACGCCGACAGCTTCCGCTACTACCCGGCGTACCGGAGCGAGGCGCTCGACGCCCTCAACGCCGGGCAGGCGCAGGCGCCGACCGCGGCCGAGCACAGGATGCAGCTGCTGATGGTGCAACGCCGGGACGGCGGACTGACCATCGGCGACACCCACGAGTACGAGCACCCGTTCTCCTTCGACGTCGTCGAGGAGCCGTACGAACACCTCACCCGGGTCGTCGAGTCCTTCCTCGGCCGCCCGCTGCCGAGGATCCGGCACCGCTGGGCCGGGGTCTACGCCCAGTGCACCGACACCGGCCGCGTCGTCCACCGCCAGCAGGTGAGGGACGGCGTCTGGCTGGTCACCGGGCCGGGCGGCCGCGGTATGACCTGCTCGCCCGCCATCGCCGAAACGACCGCCGACGAACTGGACTGGTGA